GTTCGGGTTCATACGCTTCGTGAGCATAGAGTGCATATGCTTGCATCTGTATTGTAGGGTTACTAAACCGGTCATACGCGCCTGTCTTCCAGTCAGTAACGACAAAGTCTCCCTCTGGGTTTCGCGTACAGAGATCTGGCTGGACGGTGACGGGTTCTTCGGAGACTTCGAACGTTTGGCGCGTTTCGTGGGCGATATACTGGTGGTCCTCAAGGTGGGGCCAAATCACCCGGAAGAACTGCCTGATGTGATTACGGGCTGTACGAACTAATGACCGCGTGAAGGAATCACTATCGAAGGATTCCCCATCCGTAATGTCAATCCGATCAGCAATCGTCTCAGAATTCGCTTCGACATACCTCTCAAGTTCGTCTTTCGCATATTCAGTTGCAGTCTGAAGATGGATGTTCTCACCCCGAGCCCATCGTGCAACCTGCCCCGCGAGAGATTCGTGTACGATAGTTCCCAGATAGGCCCCTGGCGACGGTGTATACTCACTATAGTCCTCGGTAGACTCGATCTGTTGGTATCGATAAAAGAACCGCCGGGGGCACTCTTCGAACAGCTGTGCTGCCGACGCCGACCAGTTTACGTGTGCAAACTGTTCTGACCCATCCATTCCGCTATTGGAGTTGATCGACGATTGAGTGAGCCACCTCTGGCAACCGTTGGGACAACTCGTAGTCTGAGTAGTCCTCGTCGTACGTCGTCGACGTCGGGGCACGTGAACGCCGCAGACTCGAACGAATACCAAATGTCATCGTCGTCCCGTCAATCTCGATTTCCCATTTATCGTCGTCAATCGCCCTGAGTGCAACATCTTCTTCCTTCAACTCCAAGGCACGTTCGAGCTGCTTTATCAGGCTCTGTGTCTTATCAGGACGAAGCGTTGGTGGAGTCCCCGTCTGTGCGTAATCGAGCAAGGCCAGGCCTTCGTGGCGATTCAACGAGTCGTGGAGATGGCGGTTCTGATACCGGCGCAGACAGTTGTGACACGCCGTATCGCATGAGCAACTCTCGAGGATTGAACGGGCTTCTGCACACACGGCGTCGAATTCCTCCCAGACGCGCGATGAGAAGCCAGCACCGCCAGCGGTTGTGTCGAAGAGGAAGACCTCGATAACGCCCCGTGCGTCGATGTCGGCGTGCTCTGCCGAACGAGTACGGAATCCACCTTCGAGTTCGTCATCTTCGATACCTAGCGCACGAGATGCACCCATGACTAATGCTTCAGCTAACGACTGTCCTGGTGTCTCGAACCATGCTTCGGATGGAACAAACTCCATCTCATCAGTTAACGGGATTTGGAGGACGGTCAAATCACTGGGGAAGCGGTGGCTGAAACTCGTCGTGACTGTTGAGCCGGTACACTGATCATCCCAGTCATATTCCCCAACAAATCGGAGATCCTTGGGGTATGGACGGGCGTGTGGGTTCGAGAGCGGACCTTCGCGGCTAACGGCCCCACAATCGGTGCAGACCTCGAATCCATCCTCATCAGCCCCAAAGTTAGCGACAAGAAGCTGTTCGTCATTCATCTTCCCCACTATCGAATGGCCAATGGATTTCTCCTCTGCCATCTCGCTAGCGTTCTCACTCTCGTGAGAAGTCGACGTCAGCGGGTATTTAGGCTGTGTCGCGTAGGCGCGGTTCTCGTTGTAGTCCGATCCTTTCTCAGCTGCACCTGTCTCATCGACTTTCGGTGCAAATGCCTCCGGGGTGTACATTTGAAGGGAACTGACGGTCGCTCCCTCACAGACTGGACATTCCATATCCCTGGCTGCCAGACTCTCATTATGCTCGTCAAAGACCGTCTTGCAGACGTCACACCAGTTCAACCAATCGAGGTCTCCCCAGTCTTCGCCAGCTACTCGGTTCTTCGGGTTGTCTGGGAATTTGACATAGACACCGTAGGACTCGTAGGTCTTCTTGTCAACGACGATCTCTCGGCCTGGTACGTACGTTGAGAGAGCCTGTTTCAGATCCCGAGACATCTGGTACTTGTTCTTCGGCTGTGACGACCCGGGCTCATTTTCGCGCACGACGAAGTCGGCCACATCAGTCGGGAACGAGAACGTCGGAAGGAGGGCTGCATCGAGAAGGACGGAAAGTAAATCGTCGTCTTCCGTGGATTGCTCTTCCCATTCTGTCTTGGCTTGTAGCTCCTGGAGTTCGCTTAGGAACTCTGTAGCGGCGTCGCGGACTAATGCGACCTCCCAGTCGGATGAACGTCCCTCTCCTAGTGCATCCGGAAGGAGGGCCCCCAATTGCTCGAGCGTCGACGATGAATCGGCGAAGATCTCTTCGTCCAGCCAGTCTTCGAACGCGGCGAGGGTTTGGTCCCCTTCTCCTTCAAAGAACTCGGCTGTACCTTTGAGCGAGCGGAATACGGCAGCTTCCGTCTCGACGGCCGATGGATCGAAGAACCGAGCAAGCAGCGAGGCGTTGATGTGCCGCCGGGCGATCTTTTCGTTGCCGGCGTAGATGACCGGTGCGTTCCCCTCGCTCGTTATCATCTCCTCAGGATTCTCGAAGTAGTGTGACTCGTGAGGGGAGTTGTCCGCGAAGGTGACGATCGTCGAGAGCCCAGCTCCGCGACGTCCTGCCCGACCAGCACGTTGCTCATAATTCTCTGGTCCTGGCGGGACCGTCCGCATGGCCACGCCGGTGAGACTCCCGATGTCAATCCCGACTTCCATAGTAGTCGTACAGCTTAACACGTCGATTGGCTGATCGGCCTCGGAGTCCCCGACAAGGATGTCCTGGAAGAGCAGTTCGTACTCTTCGGAGCGTGCGAATGCCTCGGAGTTGTCCTTTGCACTCAGTTGTGCGGAGTGCTCTTCTGAACGCAGCGTGAGCGGGTCCCGTTCGCCATGGAGCACTTCGCGTGGCGGGTTCCGAAGGAAGTTCTTCCGTGCCTGGAGATGGATGTCATCGTCACTAACCGGACTCAGAGTTCCGCGACACCCATCGTAGGGACACGAATCATTGAGAGACACTACCGAGAACCGGCGACATCCTTCACACCGGTACCAATCGTCGTCGAGTCGGAGATCGATTGTCGTTGCTTTTGGATTGACAAAGTAATTTCCGTGGGAGGCCCCAAATAACACAGGCTCTGTCGTCATCAACGCCCGTCTCAGACTATTCCACGCCTCTTCCGGCACTTCGTCGTCGAGTGATTCTACAATATATTCAGGGATTATCTCGCTGTGGGGGAGCCCCGTATCGTCCGGGTCAATCCAATTTTGGTAGGGATAGGAGTTCGAACGTCGTCTAGCTTCAATGCTTGAATCAAATGCCCGTTCCTCGCAGGCATGACGAAGCGCCTCGATGAGGATGCTCTTGAGTTGGTCTGTCTCAATTTCAGGGACCGCTTCATCGATTTTCTCAAACACTTCCTCGGACGGCGCAATGTACCCGACGAGAGCGCCGGTGATGGAGTACTGCTCATCGCCCAACGATCGGAGGAGAAGTTCCTCATATTGGCGGGGACGCTCCGACAACGCATTGCGTGCGGCTGGCACCTCCGGAATATCGTCGATGGACTCAAGATAGTACTCATCGACAATATCGGACAGGTTCCCACGAATATCCTCAAAGTGGGAGCGTGAACCCTTATACACGACACCCGACTGGTTCGTGTATTGGTCGCTGTCGTCGAAGAATACGATGTTGTTTTTCGCACAGTAGACTGCGAACTCGGCGAACAACCGACCCATCGTGATTTCATCATCCGCGGATCCAATAATGTCGGTTAAGACCTCGCGGAACGAGTCGGATTCAACGTTCGATTGGAGGTCGCGAGCTAAGCGGGCCGCCTTCTGTCGACCGTCAGAGAAGCACAATACCTTGCGCCCCTCGTTGGGGAACTCCTCTTTGAGTGGGTCGGTCGGCTGGATACCGAACATCGAGCGGACGCTGTGCGCGAATGGTTCCTCACCTTTGGTGACCAGATCTTCGACCTTCGTGTCGCCATTCGGACGACGTCGCTCTTTGATCCCGCACGCCGGACATTGGGTCCAACTCCATGCACCGCCCTCGTCCGGCGGCTCTTCAGTCGGGACCTGAACCTCGATATGAGTGGTCGGTCCTTCGTCGTCCACATGCCGATCATCAACAAGATGGCCGGAGGCAATCGAGAGGTTTCGTGAGGTCGTCGTCTCGGCGAGCGAGCGTCCGTGTTCGTGGTCTGGATTCGGGTCATCCCGAGGTTCCTCAACTAAGAGATGAAGCTCGTCCAAGTCCTCGCTGCTCTCAGGATCTGACCACAGGAACGTCGGCCCGCGGTCGTCGTCAGAGCGTCGATAGGCACGCAGATATGCTGCTCCACAGGTGCGGTGGCTAATCAGTTCGAAGACTCGACTGCCACAGGACTCACAGGTCGTGTGCGGATTACTGTAGATGCGCCCGAGGAGGTTCTCCCCCTCTGTTACCCGGCGGCCGCTGCATTCAGGATTGACACACGCATACTGGGCGGGGAGCCCTTTGAGGAACATATGCAGGCGTGTCGGAAGCAACGCCTGATCCTCCCCCTGGCGGGCCTCGGTACAAAGATACAGAAGATTACCCGTCGCCTCACGAGCCAGTTCCTGATCGATGTCCTCGAACAACTCTTCGGCAAGGGCCGATAGGCGCAGCGGCTCTTCACGAAGATATTCGTGTGCTAATCTGAAGAGTGGGTCATCGACTAACTGGTCAGCGAGGTACGAACGGACCGATTCTATGTCATCACTTTCAAGAGGATCCCAGCCTCGTTCGCTCGCAACGTTGCGAATCTTCGATGGATCATCGAGTTGGTAGCCAACCCGCTCTAGGAGTTGTGCCGTGCGTTTCTCGCTCGGTTCTCCACCTTCGTACTCCACCTGCTCACCGGTGATTACTGAGAAATCGTCCGGATCTCCGGTTGTGAGCTGGGCCGCAAATTCTGGGGCTGCTTCCTCTACGTTTTCGCCCATCGTCGCACTCGTGAGGATGAAGCGCACACGTTCGCGAGATATCCCGAGTTTCTGGAGCAAGCGGCTCAACAAGAGTGCGACCTCTGCTCCTTGGGCGCCTCGGTAGAGGTGAGCTTCGTCGAGGACGATATTCAGCTCGTTCTCTTCGTCCTCGGCCAGCCATTCACGGGTATCCTCAAAGAGGGGTTGTTCGATTGGCCGGAGTAGCATGTACTCCAGCATCGAGTAGTTCGTAATCAGGAGATCAGGCGTCCCGCCATGGGGATTGCTTCCATCGCGAGTGTGCATCTCTTGACGCGTGAAGAGTTCCGTGTCGCCGGGTTGGGTACGAAAGTTTGTTTCTTTTGGTCTGTTATTATTATTCAAGAATCCTTCCAGATTCTTGGCCGGAATACGGCCTTTCTCTGCGAGTTGTTTGTAGAGGTCTGGCTGCTCTTCCTCTAACTCAACGTACCTTTTGATGACCGGCCTGACCAAATTATCGTTTTTGCTGGTGTCATACTCCCCGTGATAGGGTGTACGACTCGTATACATCCCAAACTGAACCCGCCGACCCATATAGTCCTCAAGCGTATCTGCTCCGTTCTCATCACCGAAGAGTAGGCGCATCCGCGAGAGTTGATCCGCGACGAGAGCGTTCATTGGATAGAGAACTAATGTCCGTATCCCACGTTTGTCGGCTGTTTCGCCTCGCGTTGCTTCTTGTGCGAGTTGACCCAGAATTGAGTAGAGGAAAATCTCGGTTTTCCCGGATCCTGTTCCAGTGGATACGATAAGGTCGTCCTCGTCGTTAAAGAACGATTGGAGAGCGTCGGCTTGGTGTTTATACGGCGGATCGAAGATATCGAGATCGTCGCTTTCGAGATCTTTCAGCAAATCGACGACTTCGCTCGGCAAGCCCAACTCTCTGAGGGAATCCCCCGAAACATAGGTCGGTGTAGCCTCGACCCACGGTTCGGTGGCCGTCTCTCCCTCGTCCATCAGGGCACGACGTTCCTTGAGAAGCCGCGGATGATGGAGGTGGTAACGTGATTCGATGTACTGTTGAAGGTCGTTCTCGAGTTCTTCCGAGACTTCTTTGATTGATTTCATGTTATGTGTTGTCGATGATGGTCACGGGCAGTTCGTCAAAGACCTCTCGCACTGAATTAGCATCGGTGTCCGAAATTCGCCATTGAAGCTGATACGACGATGTTTCAAGCCACTCTGCTCCGACTGCGTACAGCCAACGCATCTGTGCCCGCGGCGGTGCAAAGTCACAACTCAATAAGACCTCCTCCTCATACCCGGTGAGTTCAACAGTCTGTGGGTCCTCAGCCATTGAGTCTAGGATTAGGCACGCATGCTTGCGGTATTTCGGCGAAACAGTGACGGCCTTGGTTTTGCCGTCGCCCGATTGAACCTTCAACTGGTAGGTATCGGCACCGTATTCGACTGGAACTCGCCACAAGCTGATCGCAGTTCCGTCTGCCTCTTCAATGACGAGCGGCTCACCGTCTACGGTAAATCCATAGTACTGTCCAGTGTATGGTGCCCAATCCTCCTCCGGTTCCCACGACTCCTGCGGTCGCTGTTCGATGTACTCACGTAGTGTGGCTGGCGTCGTAATCGGCGCCTCGTCCAGACCGATGTATTCGTCTTTAGATTGAACAGGGATTTCTCTCGAACGCAATTCTTCTTCACTGGTGTCAGTAAGAATCCGCGTCAACCCTCGGAATTCGATATCAAAACCGGACTCTATGAATAGACGACTTGGATCTCCTGAAACGAGCACGGCCTCAGATTCGGAGATCATTACAGCTCGCGTCGGTGCTGGAGCATAGTA
This genomic window from Haloplanus sp. GDY1 contains:
- a CDS encoding DEAD/DEAH box helicase; translation: MKSIKEVSEELENDLQQYIESRYHLHHPRLLKERRALMDEGETATEPWVEATPTYVSGDSLRELGLPSEVVDLLKDLESDDLDIFDPPYKHQADALQSFFNDEDDLIVSTGTGSGKTEIFLYSILGQLAQEATRGETADKRGIRTLVLYPMNALVADQLSRMRLLFGDENGADTLEDYMGRRVQFGMYTSRTPYHGEYDTSKNDNLVRPVIKRYVELEEEQPDLYKQLAEKGRIPAKNLEGFLNNNNRPKETNFRTQPGDTELFTRQEMHTRDGSNPHGGTPDLLITNYSMLEYMLLRPIEQPLFEDTREWLAEDEENELNIVLDEAHLYRGAQGAEVALLLSRLLQKLGISRERVRFILTSATMGENVEEAAPEFAAQLTTGDPDDFSVITGEQVEYEGGEPSEKRTAQLLERVGYQLDDPSKIRNVASERGWDPLESDDIESVRSYLADQLVDDPLFRLAHEYLREEPLRLSALAEELFEDIDQELAREATGNLLYLCTEARQGEDQALLPTRLHMFLKGLPAQYACVNPECSGRRVTEGENLLGRIYSNPHTTCESCGSRVFELISHRTCGAAYLRAYRRSDDDRGPTFLWSDPESSEDLDELHLLVEEPRDDPNPDHEHGRSLAETTTSRNLSIASGHLVDDRHVDDEGPTTHIEVQVPTEEPPDEGGAWSWTQCPACGIKERRRPNGDTKVEDLVTKGEEPFAHSVRSMFGIQPTDPLKEEFPNEGRKVLCFSDGRQKAARLARDLQSNVESDSFREVLTDIIGSADDEITMGRLFAEFAVYCAKNNIVFFDDSDQYTNQSGVVYKGSRSHFEDIRGNLSDIVDEYYLESIDDIPEVPAARNALSERPRQYEELLLRSLGDEQYSITGALVGYIAPSEEVFEKIDEAVPEIETDQLKSILIEALRHACEERAFDSSIEARRRSNSYPYQNWIDPDDTGLPHSEIIPEYIVESLDDEVPEEAWNSLRRALMTTEPVLFGASHGNYFVNPKATTIDLRLDDDWYRCEGCRRFSVVSLNDSCPYDGCRGTLSPVSDDDIHLQARKNFLRNPPREVLHGERDPLTLRSEEHSAQLSAKDNSEAFARSEEYELLFQDILVGDSEADQPIDVLSCTTTMEVGIDIGSLTGVAMRTVPPGPENYEQRAGRAGRRGAGLSTIVTFADNSPHESHYFENPEEMITSEGNAPVIYAGNEKIARRHINASLLARFFDPSAVETEAAVFRSLKGTAEFFEGEGDQTLAAFEDWLDEEIFADSSSTLEQLGALLPDALGEGRSSDWEVALVRDAATEFLSELQELQAKTEWEEQSTEDDDLLSVLLDAALLPTFSFPTDVADFVVRENEPGSSQPKNKYQMSRDLKQALSTYVPGREIVVDKKTYESYGVYVKFPDNPKNRVAGEDWGDLDWLNWCDVCKTVFDEHNESLAARDMECPVCEGATVSSLQMYTPEAFAPKVDETGAAEKGSDYNENRAYATQPKYPLTSTSHESENASEMAEEKSIGHSIVGKMNDEQLLVANFGADEDGFEVCTDCGAVSREGPLSNPHARPYPKDLRFVGEYDWDDQCTGSTVTTSFSHRFPSDLTVLQIPLTDEMEFVPSEAWFETPGQSLAEALVMGASRALGIEDDELEGGFRTRSAEHADIDARGVIEVFLFDTTAGGAGFSSRVWEEFDAVCAEARSILESCSCDTACHNCLRRYQNRHLHDSLNRHEGLALLDYAQTGTPPTLRPDKTQSLIKQLERALELKEEDVALRAIDDDKWEIEIDGTTMTFGIRSSLRRSRAPTSTTYDEDYSDYELSQRLPEVAHSIVDQLQ
- a CDS encoding RecB family exonuclease, producing MDGSEQFAHVNWSASAAQLFEECPRRFFYRYQQIESTEDYSEYTPSPGAYLGTIVHESLAGQVARWARGENIHLQTATEYAKDELERYVEANSETIADRIDITDGESFDSDSFTRSLVRTARNHIRQFFRVIWPHLEDHQYIAHETRQTFEVSEEPVTVQPDLCTRNPEGDFVVTDWKTGAYDRFSNPTIQMQAYALYAHEAYEPELSRIRVQLAHTGSGEFDRMVPTTEDMRQIRERITNDRAFWTSMGDIESYKTNPTVQKCSQCSYLHRCTDGQTVTGEEPEPN